Genomic DNA from Danio rerio strain Tuebingen ecotype United States chromosome 22, GRCz12tu, whole genome shotgun sequence:
ACTTTGGCTAATAAAGGTCAACTAATGACCTttaacagccaaaaaaaaaaaaaaaaaaacatatatatatatatatatatatatatatatatatatatatatatatatatatatatatatatatatatatatattgctttaaataattttactGGGAACTATTAAGAAGTTTTATGCATTAAAAGAAAACAAGCCAGTGGGATAAGATCTCATACTGATTTGACATTTTGTATTTTACAGCTAAAGGGACCCCAGCATGCAAGTCAACACCTGAAACCCACCTGATCAAACTACCATTAGACTGCAAACAGCCTGGAACAGACTCCAAATTTTACAATGCAGGTCGCTGTCCACACAACAAATGTCCTGGGGCACTGGACTTTGACATGCGATGCAGGGATGGAACAGGTTTCTGCTGTGGGGTCAAAGAAATGGACGCAAAAGAAATCAACTGTGGCCGCTACACCCTCCCTATCAAGGTTGTGAGTGAATGTGGCTGCCAAACTTGTGTAGAGCCTAAAGTTCTTGTACGGGGCAGGGTGGTGGCAACAGACAATGATGAACCTCTGCGCTTTGGACACATTTACATTGGGAAGGAACGAATAGGTACTACAGGATATCAGGGTGGCTTCACAATCCAGGTGTCTCCAGAAACACAGCGTTTAGTGGTAAACTTTGTGGACCCTTCTCAGAAGTTCATTGACACAATCAAGGTTTTTATCTTTGACAAGAGAGGAGGTGCAGTCTACCATGACGTCAAAGTGATGAGGAAGCAGGAACCTATTGATATCAATGCTGCAGAAAGCAACACCATTTACCTAGGTGAAATGAAGGATGAGGATCCCATCGGTCAACTGGTCATACCTCCAAACTCTTTCCATAAAAACACAGGGGAAGTGTATGAAGGGACTGTTAAGGCCAGTGTGACATTCCTTGATCCACGCAATATTACAATGGCTGCTGCCGCCCCTGGTGATCTTAACTTTGTCGATGATGAAGGAGACATGCTCCCTCTCAGGACATATGGAATGTTTTCAGTAGATTTCCGAGATGGAGAAAACCAGGAGGTTCTAGGAGCTGGTGCAGTGCAAGTTCTCCTTGATACAGAGCATGTCAAAATGCAGGAGCACATCCCTGCTATGAAACTCTGGTCCCTCAATCCTGACACAGGTATTTGGGAGGAGGAGAGTAACTTTCAGCCAACACAAAGTACCATTGCTGGCACTGGGAGAAACAAACGAGAGGAACGCACATTCTTAATAGGAAATATGGAAATCAGGGAGCGTAGGTTGTTCAATCTTGATGTACCTGAAAATCGCCGCTGCTATGTCAAGGTTAGGGCATACATGAGTGACAAGTTCTTGCCCAACGAGCAACTCGAAGGAGTTGTAATAAACTTGATTAACCTGGAACCTAAACCTGGTTACTCGTCAAATCCGCGAGCCTGGGGTCGCTTTGATAGCGTGATAACAGGACCAAACGGTGCTTGTCTTCCAGCTTTCTGTGATGCTCAGAGGGCTGATGCTTACACAGCTTATGTAACGGCTATAATGGGAGGAGAGGAACTAGAAGCAGCTCCCTCAATGCCAAAAATGAACCCAAACATTATTGGTGTGTCTCAGCCATATTTAGGGAAGTTAGATTACCAGCGTTCAGATCATGAGGACTCAGCACTCAAAAAAACAGCCTTCCGAATAAACCTGGCCAAACCAAACCCTAACAATTTTGATGAAACAAATGGACCCATCTATCCTTTCCAGAGTTTAATTGCATGTGAAAATGCACCTGTTGATGCCAACCACTTTCGTTTTTTCCGTGTTGAAAAAGATAAATATGAATACAATGTGGTACCCTTTCAGGAAAGTGACCTTACATCTTGGACTGGAGACTACCTTTCCTGGTGGCCAAATCCACAAGAGTTCAGAGCTTGCTTCATTAAAGTTAAGATTCATGGAGCTACAGAAATTATGGTAAGGTCAAGAAATCTTGGTGGGACTCATCCTCAAACAAGAGGTCAGTTGTATGGTATTAGAGACATTCGCAGTACTCGAGACTTACACCATCCCAACACCTCTGCTGCTTGTCTTGAATTTAAGTGCAGCGGGATGCTCTTTGATCAAGGTAGTGTAGACAGGTCACTCATTTCTGTGATCCCACAGGCCAACTGCCGTCGTATAGGCATTAACAGTCTCCTGCAAGAGTATCTGATAAAGCATCCCCCTGTTCTTCAGAATAATGAGTCACATGCATTCAATATGTTAGCACCCGTTGATCCCCTTGGACACAATTATGGAATATACACCGTCACGGACCAGAACCCACGCGTTGCCAAAGAGATCGCCATTGGCCGCTGCTTTGATGGAACTTCAGATGGTTTTTCCAGGGAGATGAAGTCAGATTCTGGAGTGGCACTGACGTTCAGCTGCCCTAAAAGAACTGTGAATCGCGAGAGCTTATTCCAACGCTTGCAAACAAATCCAGGCCTAACACTAACACAGATGGCACGGGAGATGAGGGAGTCCCAGGGATTACAAGTCAGAAGAGGGTCAACTCAAATGGTGGCCTACCCCTTTGGCCAACAGGGCAGGAGCCAGAACCGCAGAGCCACGAACACTAACAGAAGGAGACCTGCTTCAAGGACACAACCAAGACAGTAGATCTTTAGGTGAGTTCATTGagtgcactttaaaataaaaagatgaacaaaaacaagatttttatgaaaataaagtgtATGCTTTCTTTCCTCTTGTAGGTCTTTCGGGTAGAAGAGAatcaaggagaaaaaaaaaaaaaaagagtaaaaataaaaaactgcaatgGAAATCCCAAACTTGGCCAGTCGGGTGATACTGGATGCTCTGTACTAACAGAACAATATCCGTACCTGATTTTTCCGAACACATTTAACACATTCATTCTAGTTGTGTATGGAAAACTGTCCTCTCATACGTCCTCAAAGTTTACCTCAttgtttaagacttttttttgttttgtttttgtaacttGGCCAAATTCTCCAAAACATACAAGATGATGCCATTTATTTCCAATGTCAAACTTGCTTATGTTGAGCATCCTACGTTTAGAATCCTTTTCTTTAATTGATTAGTGTCATCCATTGATGATATGCTAAATAGCCGAGATTAGTTTGTACGGGTTGAGTGTGACAGCTGCTAATCCTTTTATCAACTATCTGGGATGAACAAGACCCAAGGCTGAAATAATGCTTATTCTGTCTCACCTCCTTTTCCACATCACCAGTCCAGTTATGATTGGTCTGACCAAACTCTGACTGACCCAAACCATGAATAACATGCCACAGCACAATGGATCACCAAGCTAGACTAAACAAACCTGTGGTGGGACATAAAGAATAATTTAATCGCCAAGTTCAAGCATAAATTAATGCAGCATAAGCAATTTTCTCCAAAATGCATTCGTCCCTTTAAATATAAAGTGTTCTTTTGAATTAAAATCCAACTAATgcagtatgtgtgtatgtctacATCTTGGTAAACTGattgtattcttttttttactgtttcttGTTTCTGTCTCCTTAAGTGCAATAATGAGTTCTAATAATGACTTGAGTgtcctgacaaaaaaaaaaaaacatcctatgTTATGAGCCAATCAACCATAGGTCTGTTTAAAATGTTGGGCTATACCCTCAGTAATTGTATATCTGGAACTCAAATTAGAATCTGTTTTTATCCTAGTCCTAATGAATCTGAGTTTGCTAATCCAAATGCAGTTTCCTTTCCTTTGACCAGCTGACAATGCAACATGAATTTGCAGTTGCAGTATTTTAATTCCACTCAAGGGACAATTACAAAATCCAACAACATTTATTGGATTGTACTAATACACACCTGCATGATGGACATGAAATGGACAACTGTATTTTTAGAGGTACATTTTGCAAGTGGCATTGCAATTGGGATTTTATTATGGTAATTCTGCTTTGATTTGTCTAATCCCTTACTCTTTAAAACGCCTCACTATCCTGTGTTGGTTCAAAGCAAAATGTTAATTGGGTTGAGGGATTACAGTGCATGTTTTAATAGATAATGCGCAAAAGTTAGTCTCTGTACCCAAAGAGCCAGTACATATGTAATAAAATCTAATTCAATCTTCAAAGAAACAACAATACAGTACCTCAAAAACAAAGCTATATTGGTTAATCTGGATTAAAGTGAGATGAGTGgaagaaaaaataatcaaattgaGAATTTTGCACACTGTAGTTTAGTGGTGGAATTGTTTTATAATGCCGTGCAGAGTCTGCAAACAGGCTGACtgtaatgagattttttttttttaatgagaagaTTGCAATATGTAAAAAGTATGCTAAACTGTCCCTAAAATTATGTGGAAATAAGAAatcatgtaacttaaattcacaAATTTCCTGTTTaagctgtaaaacacatttttatacacaAAGTGCACACTTACATTTTTTTCCATCCCAGACAATCTTACATTTAAGTGTTGTTGAGTCATACCTTTTTAACTTGAACAgcttttgtaattttgtaatataTACCTGTTAATGTAACTTTCAGCATtgctatactgtacattttaattttagagGCAGGCTGGGGGTGGATTTTGGAATGAATATGGTGCTAAAAAATTAGTTGGCCTCCAGTTAGCTTTTAAAAGAGTGTTTGTCCTCGCTTCAACTGTCTGGCTGGTCTCAGGGAGACTACAACTTTTCCAGGAATATCCTCTGGCAAAATGTGCATTGATAACTTTACCGTTGTCTACACTACAAAGCGCAAGTCGAAAAGTTGCCTGTGCATTCTCGGAAATGTCTCTTCATGCTTGCTTTACATAAAACAAATCCATGCAAATCGTATTGTAACttatagtgcatgaaatgtcctGCCTTGCAACCTCAAAAGCCAGTTTTATGTGTAAATTGTGGAATACCATGTTTGTCATTGTTTAGAATGTAAATAAAGATCTCTTataaacacattttgttgaaatttttatttaaaaaaaaactgcaatacaAAAGACGTACACAATGATACAACCATTAGAAcatatttagctttttatttcattttgttgtcTACATTGACTGCATAGCTTTAACCACAGATAACCATCTATTCTTGTAgtacactatattaatattaaaatatattataataatatattagccccccctaaattattagcccccgtttatttttttcctaattttctgtttaacggagagcagattttttcaacatttctaaacataattgttttgataactcatttcttacTTTAACTTTGCaacgatgacagtacataatatttgactagatatttttcaagacacttttatacagcttaaagtgacatttaaagcttaactaggttaattaggttaactaggcaggttagggtaattaggcaagttattgtataatgatggtttgactattgaaaaaaaaaaaggcttaaaggggctaataaatttgaccctaaaatgatttttaaaaaattaaaaactgctttcattctggccgaaataaaacaaataagactttctccagaagaaaaaatattatcagacatactgtgaaaatttccttgctctgttaaacaccatttgagaaatattttaaaaagaacaaaaaatttcAACAGTAGGACAATCTCAAAATAAGAAAAGTTATTATTTTGTAGTAAGAATGCACGGGACATTTTTCTTCTTAAGAGAAGTAACCTCAAAAACTAGGATTTTACCTTGAGTCCAATTAATTAACAGGATTCTCAGAACTCACTTGATTCTTTCCCTACAGTGAATGTCATTTCTACCTTATACTCAAGAGTGGCCAGAAGAGTACAATTAAACAGTAACTTTCAACCGTAAACATTTATTATGACCCTTGAGAGAAACATTAACATCTCTGGAGAATTAATGATTATGAATCAACTAATTAAGTTGctgaaaaacaacattaaatgaaCTGTCTATGACCTTGCTTCCCTGAGTTTACTAAATCTTGCATATGAATGCTGACTTCAGTCTAAAAACTttcataattcaaataaatagtaAATGTCAAAACCTGTGTTCACTGTAGTGTAACGTGTAACACAACATTAAAGtatatttattctttcatttgtaGCGTATATGTACACAAATTGTCACAAACCTTAACAACTGCCCCAATCGGgaataattatttaacaaaatactgcttcattttcaaatgtacactgcaaaaatgagATCCAAACAGATGGTTTAGTTCAAAAGAACTAAACATTGCAGTAACCAAGAACTTCAGGTCTCCTTGACCTGGCTGAAAGGTTGTAAAGAGAGCTCGCTTTGGTGCTTGACATATACGTTGCCGTCATCCAATTTCACTTCATAAACtcgttgctttaaaaaaaagaaggagaaaaatattaattttttgatATCGAAATAAAACCAAGCATGTCTGCAATGTATCCGACTCTCTATTTCTGCTTGGACAGCTGTAAAAGCCTTAAGCTAGGAAGAACTTTGATATACGAGCATGGTGGATGTTAACCGGTGCTGGGAATAGTGTCTAATTACTGAACATTTCAGGGTGTTGAGCCCCCCCAGGATGACTGTTGTAATTACAGATTGTTTTACAGTCTTTTTCGTATATTGATTGGAACGAGTTCGCCGTCACGTCCAACAGGCCAATTATTTATATTCGCAGCATGAGAGAACACATTTCATCTGTTTATTAAAAAAGCAGATGTTTGGCTAAATTGAAACGTGCAGAAATGAGGGCAGTTTAATTCTTAGGAACGAGACTTTCCAAATGTCTGTCTGTTTGGCAGCGCCTACTTCTGTACGATTCTGTTGATGTGCAATCCATTACCGTGTGAGATAATGTTTGGTGCCATACTGAGTTAAAGTGATGGCACAACAAATGtggttttaatatgaaaatacaaGTGCTTTTTGGGGACGCTGAATCAATGGCTGAATCGCTGGCTAATTTAACTGCTTCTACTGGCTGACTACAGGCGCTTTAGTGCTGAGTAATGAAATTTGGTTTCTAAATTGATCATTCAGGAGGCACGTATGGGCATATTTCTTATTCAAGAGAAAGTATAACAGTTTTATAAGTATAACACATATTTAGACGTGCTGATCTACTGATGTCTTATGATTTAACTTATAGGATTTAGCAATGTTCAGGATTCAGTACTAACTATTTAGTAGCACTTTTATATAATGTCAGAAAGCACAGAAATACATTTTCATTCaacatttgctttaaaaaaaggcaTTTAGAGAGTCATTGGAAAAAATGTTAAACTGAATATTATACGGTAAAACAGTGGAACTATTGATCCAAAGGGATGAGCTTTAAGTTAATTAGCAGCGATGTAATGTTGGTGGGTGTTGAACACTGGTTTTATATTTCTGTCATCGGAAATAAATGTAGGTCAATAGACATATTAAGTGTATGCTCAAAATTTACACATTCAAATGTGTGAACAAGAATGTTATGTCACTTTCTTTCATAGTGTTTTTGTATGGGCGGTGTTATGACAACACAGTTGAAAGTTTGGACAATGTTAACAGAAACTATGAAGAAATGACAATATGTtaacacattattattttaaccatccacttgttaagtgtgtcctagccgcacccctatagttgaattaaaaaataagacattatatatatatatatatatatatatatatatatatatatatatatatatatatatatatatatatatatatatccatgtctAATAGCTGATGGCCAGTAAGAatctattataaattaaaaaaattttaatatttgggATGCAGTATGTGAAGAGACTGATGTGTACaccataattttatttaaaagtcattttaatgtGTGTTATGATGACT
This window encodes:
- the cilp2 gene encoding cartilage intermediate layer protein 1 — encoded protein: MWDFTVVTLVLSTVFVVSLAQGPIWDSSRLRRLNQTDRNRKLAYNTLVEPQTTGVTEWTSWFNIDHPGGNGDYERLEAIRFYYRERVCSRPVAMEARTTDWVAAADTGEVVHSSLEKGFWCINKEQPFGRSCSNYHVRFQCPPVHSYWTDWSEWTPCSATACNDVGIQVRQRKCMSTQPLPLLLSPVCVGPHIERRECSTPPCQAMWSQWGSWGACSVTCGKGRRTRRRTCHRSSTKIQCTGRPIEVQKCGNPCPVKCKRVCPGGRPDKSCSYCICDGQALHGEVFSITGVPVMNATVALASQAKIIRAHTDAKGQFKMDGLCISPQTQIVIRKDKFAPATLPVSNNSTDELWVRAILQSSEKPYIEKHPEDKVRYEGQRATLCCRATGSPKPDKYYWYHNGTLLNRTIFKYDEDLILRDLKPEQSGQYHCKATSLTGSIKSTSAVLTVFTKGTPACKSTPETHLIKLPLDCKQPGTDSKFYNAGRCPHNKCPGALDFDMRCRDGTGFCCGVKEMDAKEINCGRYTLPIKVVSECGCQTCVEPKVLVRGRVVATDNDEPLRFGHIYIGKERIGTTGYQGGFTIQVSPETQRLVVNFVDPSQKFIDTIKVFIFDKRGGAVYHDVKVMRKQEPIDINAAESNTIYLGEMKDEDPIGQLVIPPNSFHKNTGEVYEGTVKASVTFLDPRNITMAAAAPGDLNFVDDEGDMLPLRTYGMFSVDFRDGENQEVLGAGAVQVLLDTEHVKMQEHIPAMKLWSLNPDTGIWEEESNFQPTQSTIAGTGRNKREERTFLIGNMEIRERRLFNLDVPENRRCYVKVRAYMSDKFLPNEQLEGVVINLINLEPKPGYSSNPRAWGRFDSVITGPNGACLPAFCDAQRADAYTAYVTAIMGGEELEAAPSMPKMNPNIIGVSQPYLGKLDYQRSDHEDSALKKTAFRINLAKPNPNNFDETNGPIYPFQSLIACENAPVDANHFRFFRVEKDKYEYNVVPFQESDLTSWTGDYLSWWPNPQEFRACFIKVKIHGATEIMVRSRNLGGTHPQTRGQLYGIRDIRSTRDLHHPNTSAACLEFKCSGMLFDQGSVDRSLISVIPQANCRRIGINSLLQEYLIKHPPVLQNNESHAFNMLAPVDPLGHNYGIYTVTDQNPRVAKEIAIGRCFDGTSDGFSREMKSDSGVALTFSCPKRTVNRESLFQRLQTNPGLTLTQMAREMRESQGLQVRRGSTQMVAYPFGQQGRSQNRRATNTNRRRPASRTQPRQ